A portion of the Oxynema aestuarii AP17 genome contains these proteins:
- the sufC gene encoding Fe-S cluster assembly ATPase SufC, whose protein sequence is MIVENSEVILSVRDLRAEVDGNEILKGLSLEIKAGEIHAIMGPNGSGKSTLSKVLAGHPAYAVTGGEVVFKGQNLLDLEPEQRSLAGIFLAFQYPLEIPGVSNLDFLRVSYNARRKHQGLEELDAFDFDELIQEKLEIVKMNPAFLNRSLNEGFSGGEKKRNEILQMALLEPSLAILDETDSGLDIDALKIVANGVNQLASADNAMLVITHYQRLLNYIVPDIVHVMEAGRIVTSGTKELAQELENRGYDWVKEELTAKAGV, encoded by the coding sequence ATGATTGTAGAAAATAGCGAAGTCATTCTGTCCGTTCGCGATCTCAGAGCCGAAGTAGACGGGAACGAAATTCTCAAAGGATTGAGCCTGGAAATTAAAGCGGGTGAAATTCACGCGATTATGGGACCGAACGGGTCTGGAAAAAGTACCTTATCGAAAGTGTTAGCCGGACATCCCGCCTATGCCGTGACTGGGGGCGAAGTGGTGTTTAAAGGTCAGAACTTGCTCGATCTCGAACCGGAACAGCGATCGCTGGCGGGGATTTTCCTAGCTTTCCAATATCCGTTAGAAATTCCGGGAGTGAGTAATCTGGACTTTTTGCGGGTGTCTTACAATGCGCGACGCAAGCATCAAGGGTTAGAAGAACTCGATGCGTTTGACTTCGACGAATTAATTCAAGAAAAACTGGAAATTGTCAAGATGAATCCGGCTTTCTTGAATCGCAGCCTCAATGAGGGATTCTCCGGTGGGGAGAAAAAGCGCAATGAGATTTTGCAAATGGCGCTGTTAGAGCCGAGTTTGGCGATTTTGGACGAAACGGATTCCGGCTTGGATATCGACGCGCTCAAGATCGTGGCGAATGGGGTCAATCAGTTGGCGTCGGCGGACAATGCGATGCTGGTGATTACCCACTACCAACGGCTGCTCAATTACATCGTGCCGGATATCGTCCACGTGATGGAAGCGGGACGGATTGTGACCAGTGGGACGAAAGAATTGGCCCAAGAGTTGGAAAACCGAGGCTATGACTGGGTGAAAGAAGAGCTGACGGCGAAGGCGGGAGTGTAA
- the sufD gene encoding Fe-S cluster assembly protein SufD — MSIQVSAKPELSYLDGLLSEAIGGATKVVPENYAIAPETAAWLQQVRDNAATWVRELAIPTTKDEEWRFTDLSPLLAVNFEAGKPLVLPSEALTPFELSQEASRVTFVNGVYAPQLSKVTALPDGVFVGNLGQLPPGLRDRLADYLTAQEGGKEVFTALNTSGLVDAAVVWLPKNAIVETPIQFLFLATNGETASLIQPRALVVAEGGSACTLLEEYVVAEREWCDNVKHGQPYFTNAVTEIWLGDNAQVKHARIQREAHNAFHIGKTAIAQGRDSHYECTAVSTGAKLARHHLDVFQKGEGTHTVLNGLSVVRGEQVADTHSAIALNYPHGSSQQLHKTIVDDRAQSVFNGKVFVPKPAQLTDASQLNRNLLLSPKARVHTKPQLQITADNVKCSHGATVSQLEEDELFYLRSRGLDPNTSRNLLVDGFAGEILDRLPLKRLQTRLARCIACRTDNS; from the coding sequence ATGAGTATCCAAGTATCTGCGAAGCCTGAATTATCTTATCTCGACGGGTTGCTGTCGGAGGCGATCGGCGGTGCGACGAAGGTGGTGCCGGAGAATTATGCGATCGCCCCGGAAACCGCAGCCTGGTTGCAACAAGTCCGCGACAATGCGGCGACTTGGGTGCGCGAGTTGGCGATTCCGACGACGAAGGACGAGGAATGGCGCTTTACGGACCTCTCGCCGTTGCTGGCGGTGAATTTTGAGGCGGGTAAGCCTCTGGTGTTGCCCTCGGAAGCGTTAACCCCGTTTGAGTTATCTCAAGAAGCGAGTCGCGTCACCTTTGTCAATGGGGTGTACGCGCCGCAATTGTCGAAAGTGACCGCTTTACCCGACGGGGTGTTTGTCGGCAATTTAGGACAGTTACCGCCGGGATTGCGCGATCGCCTCGCGGACTATCTGACGGCGCAAGAAGGGGGGAAAGAAGTGTTTACCGCCCTCAATACCTCCGGATTGGTGGATGCGGCGGTGGTGTGGTTGCCGAAAAATGCGATCGTCGAAACCCCGATACAATTCTTGTTTTTAGCGACTAACGGCGAAACTGCGTCTCTGATTCAACCGCGCGCTTTGGTGGTGGCGGAAGGTGGGAGTGCTTGCACGTTACTCGAAGAATACGTCGTCGCCGAACGGGAATGGTGCGATAACGTCAAACACGGTCAACCCTATTTCACCAATGCGGTCACCGAGATCTGGTTGGGAGACAACGCCCAAGTGAAGCACGCCCGCATCCAACGGGAAGCTCACAACGCTTTTCATATCGGCAAGACGGCGATCGCCCAAGGTCGAGACAGTCATTACGAATGTACCGCCGTCTCTACCGGGGCAAAACTGGCGCGCCACCATCTCGACGTCTTCCAAAAAGGAGAAGGCACCCATACCGTACTCAACGGCTTGAGTGTGGTGCGCGGGGAACAAGTGGCGGATACTCATAGCGCGATCGCCCTCAACTATCCCCACGGTAGCAGCCAACAACTGCACAAAACCATTGTCGACGATCGCGCCCAAAGCGTCTTTAACGGGAAAGTCTTCGTCCCCAAACCCGCCCAACTCACCGACGCGAGCCAACTCAACCGCAATTTACTGCTCTCGCCGAAAGCACGAGTCCACACCAAACCGCAACTGCAAATCACCGCCGACAACGTCAAATGTTCCCACGGCGCCACGGTCAGCCAACTCGAAGAAGACGAACTCTTCTACCTTCGCAGTCGCGGCTTAGACCCCAACACCAGCCGTAATCTACTCGTAGACGGCTTTGCGGGCGAAATTCTCGATCGCCTCCCCCTCAAACGGTTACAAACCCGTCTCGCCCGTTGTATTGCCTGCCGAACCGACAATTCTTAA